Genomic DNA from Nonomuraea rubra:
CAGTTTCGGGACGCGGTCGCGGAACATCGGGCCGCTGACGGCAAGAGCCTCGGGGCCGTTGCGGCGGGCCTCGAGAGCGCGGGCGGCGGCCAGGGCGGGGTGTCCTGCGACGGCGTCCTCGATCCGCGGGAGCAGGACGTGCGCGTGCACGTCGATCGTGGGTGCGCTGCTCAGCGGACTGACGGAGTTCACGGGGTCTCCTTGATGACGGACATCGTGCGGTACATCAGACCGGGCATGTCGGCGTTCCGGACGCCGTCCAGCTGCCACTGACCGAGTTGCACCGAGGCCTCGACCACCGTGCGGACACGGTCGATCCGGCGTTCGTAGAAGCCGGTCAGCAGGGCGTCCAGAGAACTCCAGTCCTGCTCCTCGCTCAGCATCTCGGCCAGCACGGAGGCGTCTTCCAGCGACATGGCCGCGCCCTGGGCGAGGGTGGGGGGACAGGCGTGGGCGGCGTCGCCGATCAGGACGACCCGGCCGCGGTGCCAGGAGCCCTCGACGAGCAGCCGGGTGAACCACGTGTAGTTGACCTTGGCCGGATCGGTGATGCTCGCGGCGATCTCCGGCCACACGCCGCCGTAGCCCGCGGCCAGCCGGCGCATCTCCTCCGCGTAGGAGGCAGGGGCGATGGCGGTGCGGTCGCGGTTGGCCTCCACGAGGTAGGCGTACATGGTGTTCTGGCTGGTGGGGCAGTAACCGGCGATGTAGCAGGGGCCGCCGTAGCTCAGGTCGGAGCGCTCCACGCCCTCGGGGCGGTGCGTGGCGACGCGCCAGATGGCCATGCCGGTCGGCTCGGGCTTGTCGCTGATGCCGATCATGGCGCGGGTGGTGGAGTTGACGCCGTCGGCGGCGATGACGAGGTCGTAGCGCCCCTCGGTGCCGTCGCTGAAGCGGACGGCGACACCGGTCCCGTCCTGGGTCAGCTCGTTCGCGATGGTCCCGAGGCGCACGCTCGCGCCGCTGGCGCGGACGGCCTCGCACAGGATCTCCTGAAGCTGTGCCCGCTGCATGCCGGCGGTCGCGGGCAGATCCTCGCCACCCGTGCGGATGCCCTGTTGGACGTGGAACACCGTCCCGTCGGGCGCGGCCAGGCCCACGGAGTCGAAGGCGTAGCCGGTCTCCTGGACCTTGTCCCACACACCCAGTTCGCGCAGGACGCGCAGCGCGTTGCCCTGGAGGGTGATACCGGAGCCGAGGACGTTCCAGTCGGGCTGGGCCTCGATCAGGTCCACGGTGGTGCCCGCCCGCCTCAGCAGCACGGTCACGGCGTTGCCGGACGCGCCACCGCCGATGACGAGGACGTTGTGAGGACGGGGATCTGTCATGGCGTCTCCTGCGAGGGGCCGCACGGCGTGGGCGGCAAGGCGGGGCCGGGCGCGGCTATCGGGGCCGCCCGGCCGTTTCAGGGCGCTACTTGACGGCGATGGGGTCGACCGGCGCGCCGACGGCTGCCGCTTCCTGCGCGACACAGCGGGTGCGCTGGGCGCCGAGCCCGGTGATCGAGCCGTCCATCACGTCGCCGTCGCGCAGCAGTCGGCCCCAGTGGATGCCGTTCCCTGCCGGGCTGCCGGTCAGAACCAGGTCACCGGGGAGCAGCCGGGCGGTCTGGGAGATGTACGAGACGATCCGCGCCACGTCGAAGATCATGTCCTTGGTGGACTCGTCCTGCATGGTCTTCCCGTTGAGCTTGAGGGTGACCTGCAGGTCGGACGGGTCGGTGACGGAGCCTGCCGGGACGATCCAGGGGCCCAGCGGAGTGAAACCGGGGGCGTTCTTGCAGCGCAGCCAGTCGGTGCCGATGGGGGGCATGTCCCGGCGGAAGACGGTCGCCCGGTCGGTGAGGTCATTGGCGATGGTGTACCCCGCGACGTGGTCCAGGGCTTGCTCCACGGTGACCCGGTAGGCGGGGCGGGAGATCACCGCGGCCAGTTCCAGCTCCCAGTCGGGCTTCTCGGCCCACGCGGGGAGCACCACGTCGTCGTAGGGACCGCTGATCGCGGTCGGCAGGCCGATGAAGACGTACGGGAGGTCCTCGGCGGCTCGCTTGTCCATGATCGCCGCGATCTCGGCGCGGGCCTCCTCGACGGTGCGCGGGTCGTCCGGGGCGCGGTGCGCGACCCCCAGGTCGATCACGTGCTGCCGGTAGTTGGCGCCCGACTGGAAGATTTGCCGGGGCTCGAGGGGCGCGTGCACCGCCAGGTCCGCCAGCGGCTGCCAGTCGCCCGCCGGGTCCTCCACGAGGGTGCGCAGGAGTGGCAGCTGCTCGTCCCAGCGCTCCAAGAGCACCAGCGTGGTCAGCGTGGGTTCGCCCAGTGCCGTGCACAGGTCGAGCACTCGGCCGTCCGGCGCCACCAGGCCAGGGAACCTCGCCCCGCCCGGAGTCGAAAGGGTGCCGATGGCGAACGGGCCGGAGAAGGGCACTGACGCGGCTGTGGATGTCACGGAGAGTCCTCCCGATTGAGATGTGACTAATCTGGCCCGTAGGGTGTGATCTGGCAAATAGATTCCTTGGATGGACTAAATCCAGCGCACAAATACTCGTACGCTCCGACTCCGCACTGGGATGCTTCGTGAATCTGGCAAGCCTGGACCTCAACCTCGTCGTCGCCCTGCGCGCCCTGCTGGAGGAGCGCAGCGTCACCAAGGCGGGGCGACGCATCGGGCTCAGCCAGCCCGCCACGAGCGCTGCCCTGGCCCGGCTGCGACGCCATTTCGACGACGACCTGCTCTCCCGGACCGGCGGACACTACGAACTGACCGCCCTCGGCCTGGCTCTCCTCGACCGCACCGCCACCGCCTGCGACCTGCTGGAGCGCGTCTTCACCAGCCAGGCCAACTTCGACCCCGCCCGCGAGGAACACGAGTTCACCCTGATCGCCTCCGACTACGCGGTGGCCGTCTTCGGCGCCGAACTCGCCCGCACCATCCATGCCGAGGCGCCAGGCATCCGGCTCCGGTTCAAACAGGCGCCGACGGAAGCCATCGAGGACACCACGGCGCTGCTGAGTGCCGTCGACGGGCTGCTGATGCCACACGGCATCATTCGCGGCTTCCCCACGGTCGATCTCTACCAGGACAGCTGGGTCTACATCGTCGCCGACGACAATCCCGAGGTCGGTGAGCAGCTCACCCTCGACGACCTGGCCCGGCTACCGTGGGTGACGTACCAGCGCACCTACGACGCCCCCGCCGCTCGCCAGATCGGCTTGCTCGGCATCGCGCCGCGCGTGGAGATCTCCGTGGACAGCTTCCAGTTGATGCCCCTGCTGGTCGCAGGCACCCGCCGGGTGGCCCTCATCCAGGGACGTCTCGCTGAGCGGCTGGGCGGGCTCGTCCCGGTCCGCGTCATGGAACCGCCATACGATGCCGTGCCACTCCAGGAAGCCCTGTGGTGGCACCCGGCGCACACACACGACGCGGCGCACATCTGGCTGCGTGAGACGGCGGCCAGGGTCGGCGAGGCCGTCAAGGCCG
This window encodes:
- a CDS encoding FAD-dependent oxidoreductase, with translation MTDPRPHNVLVIGGGASGNAVTVLLRRAGTTVDLIEAQPDWNVLGSGITLQGNALRVLRELGVWDKVQETGYAFDSVGLAAPDGTVFHVQQGIRTGGEDLPATAGMQRAQLQEILCEAVRASGASVRLGTIANELTQDGTGVAVRFSDGTEGRYDLVIAADGVNSTTRAMIGISDKPEPTGMAIWRVATHRPEGVERSDLSYGGPCYIAGYCPTSQNTMYAYLVEANRDRTAIAPASYAEEMRRLAAGYGGVWPEIAASITDPAKVNYTWFTRLLVEGSWHRGRVVLIGDAAHACPPTLAQGAAMSLEDASVLAEMLSEEQDWSSLDALLTGFYERRIDRVRTVVEASVQLGQWQLDGVRNADMPGLMYRTMSVIKETP
- a CDS encoding fumarylacetoacetate hydrolase family protein, producing MTSTAASVPFSGPFAIGTLSTPGGARFPGLVAPDGRVLDLCTALGEPTLTTLVLLERWDEQLPLLRTLVEDPAGDWQPLADLAVHAPLEPRQIFQSGANYRQHVIDLGVAHRAPDDPRTVEEARAEIAAIMDKRAAEDLPYVFIGLPTAISGPYDDVVLPAWAEKPDWELELAAVISRPAYRVTVEQALDHVAGYTIANDLTDRATVFRRDMPPIGTDWLRCKNAPGFTPLGPWIVPAGSVTDPSDLQVTLKLNGKTMQDESTKDMIFDVARIVSYISQTARLLPGDLVLTGSPAGNGIHWGRLLRDGDVMDGSITGLGAQRTRCVAQEAAAVGAPVDPIAVK
- a CDS encoding LysR family transcriptional regulator, producing the protein MNLASLDLNLVVALRALLEERSVTKAGRRIGLSQPATSAALARLRRHFDDDLLSRTGGHYELTALGLALLDRTATACDLLERVFTSQANFDPAREEHEFTLIASDYAVAVFGAELARTIHAEAPGIRLRFKQAPTEAIEDTTALLSAVDGLLMPHGIIRGFPTVDLYQDSWVYIVADDNPEVGEQLTLDDLARLPWVTYQRTYDAPAARQIGLLGIAPRVEISVDSFQLMPLLVAGTRRVALIQGRLAERLGGLVPVRVMEPPYDAVPLQEALWWHPAHTHDAAHIWLRETAARVGEAVKADRPTSSGPPIGERVVKRG